Below is a window of Bactrocera tryoni isolate S06 unplaced genomic scaffold, CSIRO_BtryS06_freeze2 scaffold_7, whole genome shotgun sequence DNA.
GCGTTTCTGGCCCAGGCAACGGAATTGAAGGGATTCGCCGCAGACGAAGGGTTCAGCTTCACCTTTATACCACCGCGGGagccgcacttcggcggattatgggaggccgcggtgaagtccgccaaacatCTAATCGTTCGCGCAATCGGCAACGTGCTCCTCACGGTAGAGGAGCTATCAACACTGCTGGCCGAAGTGGAAGCAATCCTCAATTCTAGGCCCCTAACACCTCTGAACCAGGACCCCAACGATGGCGAAGCGTTAACTCCGGCGCATCTCTTAATAGGGTGCTCCCTGCGATCACTCCCACCAGCACAGGtagcgagagatggcaacttgtttgttgtctcaagcaacagttttggcgacagtggtcc
It encodes the following:
- the LOC120781814 gene encoding uncharacterized protein LOC120781814; translated protein: MFSDNATNFVGADRKLRELKEAFLAQATELKGFAADEGFSFTFIPPREPHFGGLWEAAVKSAKHLIVRAIGNVLLTVEELSTLLAEVEAILNSRPLTPLNQDPNDGEALTPAHLLIGCSLRSLPPAQWSKTYLTGLQERTKWLHPKRNLQPGDLVLVHEDNTPPQQWVTGRVVATVEGQDGKVRVADITTKAGTIKRPIHKLALLPMDVEGT